The following are encoded in a window of Sphaerisporangium siamense genomic DNA:
- a CDS encoding LacI family DNA-binding transcriptional regulator, with amino-acid sequence MTTGSTAGPVSIKEVAAQAGVSPGTVSNVLNRPHKVAARTRSRVEQVISELGFVRHGSASTLRAGHSRTIGLSLTDISDPFCTGVAAGVEATASERGYAVILGNSAGDRAREERNLRVFAEQRVRGLIITPSGDDPRRLDVVRERGIHVVLVDHQVRRPDQCWVAVDDFSGGHMAAGHLMAAGATRLAYVTGPLAIRRCRDRGRGAAHAIGAAGQDTGAALQVVEVPAMNAAAGRQAAETLLAGHDLPDAIFCANDALALGLLRGLLGGGVRVPEDVALIGHDDVDLSAASAVSLSSIRRPTGRLGRVATELLIDECENPETHAHRQIVFRPELVPRGSTRAM; translated from the coding sequence ATGACCACGGGGAGTACCGCGGGGCCGGTCAGCATCAAGGAGGTCGCCGCGCAGGCGGGCGTCTCCCCCGGAACCGTGTCCAACGTGCTCAACCGTCCCCACAAGGTCGCGGCGCGGACGCGTTCCCGCGTCGAGCAGGTGATCAGCGAGCTGGGCTTCGTCCGGCACGGCTCGGCCTCGACCCTCCGCGCGGGCCACAGCCGTACGATCGGCCTCTCGCTGACCGACATATCCGACCCCTTCTGCACGGGCGTCGCCGCCGGGGTCGAGGCGACGGCGAGCGAGCGCGGCTACGCGGTGATCCTCGGCAACTCGGCGGGCGACCGGGCCAGGGAGGAACGCAACCTGCGCGTCTTCGCCGAGCAGCGGGTGCGCGGACTGATCATCACGCCGTCCGGCGACGACCCGCGCCGCCTGGACGTGGTGCGGGAGCGCGGCATCCATGTCGTCCTCGTCGACCACCAGGTCCGCCGCCCCGACCAGTGCTGGGTGGCCGTCGACGACTTCTCCGGCGGTCACATGGCGGCCGGGCACCTCATGGCCGCCGGCGCCACCCGCCTGGCGTACGTCACCGGCCCGCTCGCGATCCGGCGGTGCCGCGACCGGGGCAGAGGCGCCGCCCACGCGATCGGCGCGGCGGGGCAGGACACGGGCGCGGCCCTCCAGGTGGTCGAGGTGCCCGCGATGAACGCGGCGGCGGGACGGCAGGCCGCCGAGACCCTACTGGCCGGGCACGACCTGCCCGACGCGATCTTCTGCGCCAACGACGCGCTCGCCCTCGGCCTGCTGCGCGGCCTGCTGGGCGGGGGCGTGCGCGTCCCCGAGGACGTCGCCCTGATCGGCCACGACGACGTGGACCTCTCGGCGGCCTCGGCCGTCTCGCTGAGCTCGATCCGCCGGCCCACCGGCAGGCTCGGCCGCGTCGCCACCGAGCTCCTCATCGACGAGTGCGAGAACCCCGAGACCCACGCCCACCGCCAGATCGTCTTCCGGCCCGAACTGGTCCCCCGCGGGTCCACCCGCGCGATGTGA
- a CDS encoding SWIM zinc finger family protein: MPVGKDGWFDAAAPIRVEGGIRARGRRGSLGEQWWSRRFVDILERVCDPGRLTRGRSYARKGQVLEIHLEPGVARARVQGSRPEPYELSIRIGAYGEAAWEAVQDALAGEALYRAALLAGEMPPEIVEVFDRLGLPLFPSELDMECSCPDWGLPCKHLSAVLYLLAESFDEDPFLVLAWRGRARDALLDALRGAGEEEVPADPLHVDDVPFAERTGDFYGPAVPPGRLRPRPAPAGAPPELLLRALEPPPVKVRHIPLLDILRPAYRDLGTRADGP; the protein is encoded by the coding sequence ATGCCGGTCGGCAAGGACGGATGGTTCGACGCGGCGGCGCCGATCCGCGTGGAGGGCGGCATCCGGGCGCGCGGCAGGCGCGGGTCCCTCGGCGAGCAGTGGTGGTCGCGCCGGTTCGTCGACATCCTCGAACGCGTCTGCGACCCCGGGCGTCTCACGCGGGGACGGTCCTACGCCAGGAAGGGCCAGGTCCTGGAGATCCACCTGGAGCCGGGCGTCGCCCGCGCCCGCGTCCAGGGCTCGCGGCCCGAGCCGTACGAGCTGTCGATCAGGATCGGCGCCTACGGCGAGGCCGCGTGGGAGGCCGTCCAGGACGCCCTGGCCGGCGAGGCGCTGTACCGGGCGGCGCTGCTGGCGGGTGAGATGCCCCCCGAGATCGTCGAGGTCTTCGACCGGCTCGGCCTGCCGCTGTTCCCGTCCGAGCTGGACATGGAGTGCTCCTGCCCGGACTGGGGCCTGCCCTGCAAGCACCTGTCGGCCGTGCTGTACCTGCTGGCCGAGTCCTTCGACGAGGACCCCTTCCTCGTGCTCGCCTGGCGCGGCCGGGCCAGGGACGCCCTGCTGGACGCGCTGCGCGGCGCCGGCGAGGAGGAGGTCCCCGCAGACCCGCTGCACGTGGACGACGTGCCGTTCGCCGAGCGCACGGGGGACTTCTACGGCCCCGCGGTCCCGCCGGGACGCCTGCGCCCGCGTCCCGCGCCCGCCGGCGCGCCGCCCGAACTACTGCTCCGCGCCCTGGAGCCGCCGCCCGTCAAGGTGCGGCACATCCCCCTGCTGGACATCCTGCGCCCCGCCTACCGCGACCTCGGCACCCGCGCCGACGGCCCCTGA
- a CDS encoding MFS transporter gives MTASPSAAGPEAPAKRSGLVVAVLAFCGIVVALMQTLVVPLIPDLPRLLGTSASDASWVITATLLAAAVCNPVSGRLGDLYGKRRVMLASLLLMVAGSVVCAVSSGLVPVVAGRVLQGCAIGVIPLGISIMRDELPPEKLGSAMALMSATLGVGGAIGLPLAAFVAEHASWKTLFWMSAGLGALNLLLVLLLIPESPLRAGGRFDVPGAIGLTAGLSCLLLAISKGGDWGWGSGVTLGLFAAAAVVLVGWAFMELRVRDPLVDLRTTVRRQVLLTNLASILMGFAMFGMSLVLPTLLQSPRASGYGLDLTLFQAGLCLAPGGLMMMLLSPLSARVSRQWGPKIALMLGALVITVGYAAALGLMGSAWEVVLASSVIAAGVGLAYSAMPALIMTAVPASETAAANGLNALMRSIGTSTASAVISVLLAHMTVSLGTFTLPSLRGLQVALIVAAGAGVLGLLITGFIPGRGRSVPGRRQERLARI, from the coding sequence GTGACCGCATCCCCCTCGGCCGCGGGGCCCGAGGCGCCCGCGAAGAGGTCCGGCCTGGTGGTCGCGGTGCTCGCGTTCTGCGGGATCGTCGTCGCGCTGATGCAGACGCTCGTCGTGCCGCTGATCCCGGACCTGCCGCGCCTGCTCGGCACCTCGGCCTCCGACGCCTCCTGGGTGATCACCGCCACGCTGCTGGCCGCCGCCGTCTGCAACCCCGTCAGCGGCCGGCTCGGCGACCTGTACGGCAAGCGCCGCGTGATGCTGGCCAGCCTCCTGCTGATGGTGGCGGGGTCGGTCGTCTGCGCGGTGTCCAGTGGCCTGGTCCCGGTCGTGGCCGGCCGGGTGCTGCAAGGGTGCGCGATCGGCGTGATCCCGCTCGGCATCAGCATCATGCGCGACGAGCTGCCACCGGAGAAGCTGGGCTCGGCCATGGCGCTGATGAGCGCGACGCTCGGCGTCGGCGGCGCGATCGGCCTGCCGCTGGCCGCGTTCGTCGCCGAGCACGCGAGCTGGAAGACACTGTTCTGGATGTCGGCGGGCCTCGGCGCCCTCAACCTGCTGCTGGTGCTGCTCCTGATCCCGGAGTCGCCGCTGCGTGCGGGCGGCCGGTTCGACGTGCCCGGCGCGATCGGGCTCACGGCCGGGCTGTCGTGCCTGCTGCTGGCGATCAGCAAGGGCGGCGACTGGGGGTGGGGGAGTGGCGTGACGCTGGGCCTCTTCGCCGCCGCGGCGGTGGTCCTGGTCGGCTGGGCGTTCATGGAGCTGCGGGTGCGCGACCCGCTGGTGGACCTGCGGACGACCGTCCGCCGTCAGGTGCTGCTGACCAACCTGGCCTCGATCCTCATGGGCTTCGCCATGTTCGGCATGTCGCTGGTGCTGCCTACTCTGCTGCAGAGCCCCCGTGCCTCGGGGTACGGCCTTGACCTGACGCTGTTCCAGGCGGGCCTGTGCCTGGCGCCGGGCGGCCTGATGATGATGCTGCTCTCACCGCTGTCGGCCCGCGTCTCGCGCCAATGGGGGCCGAAGATCGCGCTCATGCTCGGCGCCCTCGTGATCACCGTGGGGTACGCCGCCGCGCTGGGCCTGATGGGCTCGGCCTGGGAGGTGGTCCTGGCCTCCTCGGTGATCGCGGCCGGGGTGGGGCTGGCGTACTCGGCCATGCCCGCGCTGATCATGACGGCCGTGCCCGCGTCGGAGACGGCGGCGGCCAACGGGCTGAACGCGCTCATGCGGTCCATCGGCACCTCCACCGCCAGCGCGGTGATCAGCGTCCTCCTGGCCCACATGACCGTCTCCCTGGGGACGTTCACGCTGCCGTCGCTGCGCGGCCTGCAGGTCGCGCTGATCGTGGCCGCCGGGGCGGGGGTGCTCGGCCTGCTGATCACCGGCTTCATCCCGGGGCGCGGCCGCTCCGTCCCCGGCAGGCGTCAGGAGAGGCTCGCCCGGATCTGA
- a CDS encoding DEAD/DEAH box helicase has product MLAAALGEAAARAVAVEATLLLPGSAKGPLPSPESGLDGAARGTRVLPWTVQALAFPAAGALTLLERLSSPLPGEPGAPEWGPGAALRYLAVVAEHAEALVRRGRVLPQLVMEDGAHTARWVPVITGADATAFRELAAAMPPVCRAAVEERSSSQVLREALGALADAATRRALPDRLLRGNRAGLRSPLAERWLFALTGEDPDLPGAGAREAAELGDALRGWLEAARDLEGPIRLCFRLSEPRPEPEPGTEAGAGGGLGSEAGVGAGGDGGVGAGPAGGGDAWELEFALQSVDDPSLYVPASLLWEGTRVPGLPRRPDETLLAGLGRAVRLCPELHTALRDPKPSRMIVDTAWAFGFLRRSAPLLQAAGYGVRLPAWAGRKGLGLKLTTRSRGSTAARAVAGQGFGLGELVDFRVDLAVGDHTIGEEELEELARLKVPLVRVRGQWVELDDRQLKAALSVMERRRAGEMTVAEVLREVVTGGDEELPLVGVDADGALGDLLSGEADRRLTPVATPAAFNGALRPYQERGLSWLAFLSRIGLGGILADDMGLGKTAQTLSLMLEERAAGPVPPTLLVCPMSLLSNWQKEAARFAPSLRVYVHHGGTRGRGEELAAAVAGADLVVTTYGTALRDAEVLREFPWGRVVCDEAQAIKNSGARQAQAVRAIPARTRLALTGTPVENHLAELWSIMEFCNPGLLGPAKRFRERYQEPIEARGDEQAARALKRATQPFVLRRLKTDKTIISDLPEKLEMKVWCTLTPEQASLYQAVVNDMIAKIDQTEGIERRGNVLATMTRLKQVCNHPAHLLKDGSRLAGRSGKLARLEELAEEIVEEGDKALVFTQYAEFGALLQPYLAAHLDRPVLWLHGGLPKKRRDELVERFQHDDEPMIFLLSLKAAGTGLNLTAANHVIHVDRWWNPAVEDQATDRAFRIGQTRNVQVRKFICAGTLEERVDEMIERKKALAQSVVGAGEDWIADLTTEQLRELFRLGPEAVS; this is encoded by the coding sequence GTGCTTGCCGCGGCGTTGGGGGAGGCCGCCGCCAGGGCCGTTGCCGTAGAGGCCACGCTGCTGTTGCCGGGCTCGGCCAAGGGGCCGCTGCCCTCGCCGGAGTCCGGGCTTGACGGTGCGGCCCGCGGCACCCGGGTCCTGCCTTGGACGGTCCAGGCGCTCGCTTTTCCGGCCGCGGGCGCGCTCACCCTGCTGGAGCGCCTGTCCTCGCCCCTTCCCGGCGAGCCGGGCGCGCCGGAGTGGGGGCCGGGCGCCGCGCTGCGCTACCTCGCCGTCGTGGCCGAGCACGCCGAGGCCCTGGTCAGGCGGGGCCGGGTGCTTCCTCAGCTGGTCATGGAGGACGGCGCGCACACCGCGCGCTGGGTGCCGGTGATCACCGGGGCCGACGCCACCGCCTTCCGCGAGCTCGCCGCCGCCATGCCCCCGGTGTGCCGGGCGGCGGTCGAGGAGCGTTCCTCTTCTCAGGTCCTGCGCGAGGCGCTCGGCGCGCTCGCCGACGCGGCGACCCGCCGCGCGCTTCCCGACAGGCTGCTGCGGGGCAACCGCGCCGGGCTGAGGAGCCCTCTCGCCGAACGCTGGCTGTTCGCCCTCACCGGCGAGGACCCGGACCTGCCCGGCGCCGGCGCGCGCGAGGCCGCGGAGCTCGGCGACGCGCTGCGCGGCTGGCTGGAGGCCGCCCGCGACCTCGAAGGCCCGATCCGCCTCTGCTTCCGCCTCTCCGAACCCCGACCCGAACCGGAACCCGGAACCGAAGCCGGGGCAGGGGGCGGACTCGGGAGCGAAGCCGGGGTGGGAGCCGGTGGGGATGGCGGAGTGGGAGCCGGACCCGCTGGGGGTGGGGACGCGTGGGAGTTGGAGTTCGCGCTTCAGTCTGTGGATGATCCGAGCCTGTATGTTCCGGCGTCGTTGCTGTGGGAGGGGACGCGCGTACCCGGGCTGCCTCGCCGGCCCGACGAGACGTTGCTCGCCGGGCTCGGGCGCGCCGTGCGGCTCTGTCCGGAGCTGCACACGGCGCTGCGCGACCCCAAGCCGTCCCGGATGATCGTGGACACGGCGTGGGCGTTCGGGTTCCTGCGCAGGTCCGCGCCCCTGTTGCAGGCCGCGGGGTACGGCGTGCGGCTGCCCGCGTGGGCGGGGCGCAAGGGGCTCGGCCTCAAGCTCACCACCCGTTCCCGCGGCTCGACGGCGGCGCGGGCGGTGGCGGGGCAGGGGTTCGGCCTCGGCGAGCTGGTGGACTTCCGCGTCGACCTGGCCGTCGGCGACCACACCATCGGCGAGGAGGAACTGGAGGAGCTGGCCCGGCTGAAGGTGCCGCTGGTGCGGGTGCGCGGCCAGTGGGTGGAGCTGGACGACCGCCAGCTCAAGGCCGCGCTGTCGGTGATGGAGCGGCGCCGCGCGGGCGAGATGACCGTCGCCGAGGTGCTCCGGGAGGTCGTCACCGGCGGCGACGAGGAGCTGCCGCTCGTCGGGGTGGACGCCGACGGCGCGCTCGGCGACCTGCTGTCCGGCGAGGCCGACCGCCGTCTCACCCCGGTCGCCACCCCCGCCGCCTTCAACGGCGCCCTGCGCCCCTACCAGGAGCGCGGCCTGTCGTGGCTGGCCTTCCTGTCGCGCATAGGGCTCGGCGGGATCCTCGCCGACGACATGGGGCTCGGCAAGACGGCCCAGACGCTGTCACTCATGCTGGAAGAGCGCGCCGCCGGGCCCGTGCCGCCCACGCTGCTGGTGTGCCCGATGTCCCTGCTGAGCAACTGGCAGAAGGAGGCCGCGCGGTTCGCGCCGTCCCTGCGGGTCTACGTCCACCACGGCGGGACGCGCGGGCGCGGCGAGGAGCTGGCCGCCGCCGTGGCGGGCGCCGACCTGGTGGTCACCACGTACGGCACGGCGCTGCGGGACGCCGAGGTCCTGCGGGAGTTCCCCTGGGGCCGGGTGGTCTGCGACGAGGCGCAGGCGATCAAGAACAGCGGCGCCCGGCAGGCGCAGGCCGTCCGCGCGATCCCGGCCCGCACCCGGCTGGCGCTGACCGGCACCCCGGTCGAGAACCACCTGGCCGAACTGTGGTCGATCATGGAGTTCTGCAACCCCGGCCTGCTCGGACCGGCCAAGCGGTTCCGCGAGCGCTACCAGGAGCCGATCGAGGCACGCGGCGACGAGCAGGCCGCCCGGGCGCTCAAGCGGGCCACCCAGCCGTTCGTCCTGCGCCGCCTCAAGACCGACAAGACGATCATCTCCGACCTTCCCGAGAAGCTGGAGATGAAGGTCTGGTGCACGCTCACCCCCGAGCAGGCCAGCCTCTACCAGGCCGTCGTCAACGACATGATCGCCAAGATCGACCAGACCGAGGGCATCGAGCGGCGCGGCAACGTCCTGGCCACGATGACCAGGCTCAAGCAGGTCTGCAACCACCCCGCCCACCTGCTCAAGGACGGCTCCCGGCTCGCCGGGCGCTCGGGCAAGCTCGCCCGGCTGGAGGAGCTCGCCGAAGAGATCGTCGAGGAGGGGGACAAGGCGCTGGTGTTCACGCAGTACGCCGAGTTCGGCGCCCTGCTCCAGCCCTACCTGGCCGCCCACCTGGACCGCCCCGTGCTCTGGCTGCACGGAGGGCTGCCCAAGAAGCGGCGCGACGAGCTCGTCGAACGCTTCCAGCACGACGACGAACCGATGATCTTCCTGCTGTCGCTGAAGGCGGCGGGCACCGGGCTCAACCTCACCGCCGCCAACCACGTGATCCACGTCGACCGCTGGTGGAACCCGGCCGTGGAGGACCAGGCCACCGACCGCGCCTTCCGCATCGGGCAGACGAGGAACGTCCAGGTCAGGAAGTTCATCTGCGCGGGCACGCTGGAGGAGCGCGTCGACGAGATGATCGAACGCAAGAAGGCGCTGGCGCAGAGCGTCGTCGGCGCGGGTGAGGACTGGATCGCCGACCTGACGACCGAGCAGTTGCGCGAGCTGTTCCGGCTCGGCCCCGAGGCGGTGAGCTGA
- the mmuM gene encoding homocysteine S-methyltransferase gives MSSELDETDVLILDGGLATHLEALGCDLRDELWSARLLLENPEAILRAHRDFFAAGADVATTASYQASYPALTRRGHVAQEVQALLQLSVELAAQARDEAGGGLVAASVGPYGASLANGAEYTGDYDLDEEGLLAWHRPRWEVLADSQADLLACETIPSFAEARAIARLLEETPNVNAWVSFSCRDGERINDGTPLSECAELFAGNTQVVGVGVNCTAPGHVKNLIGHVTGSPIVVYPNSGEIWDAERRRWLGLADPLEFGAAAREWRDAGATLIGGCCRTTPEHIRQIRASLS, from the coding sequence GTGAGTTCCGAGCTTGATGAGACCGACGTCCTGATCCTCGACGGCGGTCTCGCCACGCATCTGGAGGCGCTCGGCTGCGACCTCCGGGACGAGTTGTGGTCCGCCAGACTGCTCCTGGAGAACCCCGAGGCGATCCTGCGAGCCCACCGCGACTTCTTCGCCGCCGGGGCCGACGTCGCGACCACGGCGAGCTACCAGGCGAGCTACCCCGCCCTGACGCGCCGCGGGCACGTCGCGCAGGAGGTGCAGGCGCTGCTGCAGTTGTCGGTGGAACTCGCCGCGCAGGCCAGGGACGAGGCGGGCGGCGGCCTGGTGGCGGCCAGCGTGGGACCGTACGGCGCGAGCCTCGCCAACGGCGCCGAGTACACCGGCGACTACGACCTCGACGAGGAGGGCCTGCTCGCCTGGCACCGCCCCCGCTGGGAGGTGCTCGCCGACAGCCAGGCCGACCTGCTGGCGTGCGAGACGATCCCGTCCTTCGCCGAGGCGCGCGCGATCGCCCGGCTGCTGGAGGAGACGCCGAACGTCAACGCGTGGGTGAGCTTCTCCTGCCGTGACGGCGAGCGCATCAACGACGGCACGCCCCTGTCCGAGTGCGCGGAGCTGTTCGCCGGGAACACCCAGGTGGTCGGCGTCGGCGTGAACTGCACGGCGCCGGGTCACGTCAAGAACCTCATCGGGCACGTCACCGGCTCGCCGATCGTGGTCTACCCCAACTCCGGGGAGATCTGGGACGCCGAGCGGCGCCGCTGGCTGGGGCTGGCCGACCCGCTGGAGTTCGGCGCGGCCGCCCGGGAGTGGCGCGACGCCGGGGCGACGCTGATCGGCGGCTGCTGCCGTACGACCCCCGAACACATCCGTCAGATCCGGGCGAGCCTCTCCTGA